From the genome of Cognaticolwellia beringensis, one region includes:
- a CDS encoding recombinase family protein, whose amino-acid sequence MRIGYARVSTEEQNEDAQLDALNAACCEKLYIEKCSGKSKNRPQLERMIDALRKDDIIVVQRLDRLGRSLKDLIELLDGFKSQGVQFISLNESIDTTSAVGELAFHIIASVAQFERQLISERTKAGLASARARGRKGGRKEKLTNNDIKKAHAMLLDPEMTKAEVARHFDVSRPTLNKALERNS is encoded by the coding sequence ATGAGAATTGGCTACGCCAGAGTTAGTACAGAAGAACAAAATGAAGATGCTCAACTCGATGCGTTGAATGCTGCTTGTTGTGAAAAACTATATATTGAAAAATGTAGTGGTAAATCAAAGAACCGTCCACAACTTGAACGTATGATTGATGCATTACGAAAAGATGATATTATCGTAGTGCAAAGGCTAGATAGATTGGGCCGAAGTTTAAAAGACCTAATTGAGTTACTAGATGGATTCAAATCGCAGGGAGTGCAGTTCATTTCTTTAAATGAAAGTATCGATACCACTTCAGCAGTGGGCGAACTTGCATTCCACATAATTGCTTCTGTAGCACAATTTGAGCGCCAACTGATCAGCGAAAGAACAAAGGCCGGACTAGCATCAGCAAGGGCTAGAGGACGCAAAGGCGGCAGAAAAGAAAAACTAACAAATAATGATATTAAAAAGGCGCATGCCATGTTGCTTGATCCTGAAATGACAAAAGCCGAAGTAGCTCGTCATTTCGATGTAAGCAGACCAACGTTAAATAAAGCGCTAGAACGAAACAGCTAA
- the hsdR gene encoding EcoAI/FtnUII family type I restriction enzme subunit R, which translates to MASSNKGYKNEADTRADLIDPKLHHVGWSELEHSFIRREVICPGRILTGGKRGDSVTSDYVLVYQGKKLAAVEAKKEELSYTEGVRQAKDYATRLQCSIAYATNGHEIYQIDMKTGVAGLVDKFMSPQELWALTFDAQEPDFATQWRQRFADVPYETKGGSWTARYYQDNAINNALEAIAKGAPKVLLTLATGTGKTFIGFQLAWKLFHSRWSLSAQKTPAQAKRRPRILFLADRNILADQAFNSFSPFEEDAIVRIDPSEIKKKGRVPKNGSVFFTIFQTFMSGKDVNGDDAPYFGDYPADFFDFIMIDECHRGGAKDESSWRAVLEYFSPAVQLGLTATPKRKDNSDTYKYFGEPVYSYTLKEGINDGFLTPFKVYPIVGTMDEYIFTPGDGAVIKGEPEPGKVYKEGDFNRIITIDKREERRVEYWMDSINPQQKTLVFCATQAHAGFVRDYINTYAVKKGWTTNTSYCVRVTANDGKAGETDLKIFQDNEKTIPTILTTSRKLSTGVDARNVRNIVLMRECKNMIEFKQIVGRGTRVYDGKDYFTIYDFVKAHHNFADPEWDGEPLPEDPCTVCDDTPCSCIKEPCETCGFSPCCCPEPPCEECGDSPCSCPIPNCPKCDNNPCICEPEPCDVCNNLPCTCKEKVVIKLSDGKSRQIQHISSVMFWSAEGKPIPIQEFLQNLFDDLPQFFENEEQLRSIWSDPTTREALLINLNDLGYDSEKLEDMKALIDAKDSDVYDVLAFVAYASEALSRKERVTKAGSPIRDTFTDDKQREFIDFILSHYIRDGVSQLSRTNMKSLLELKYGSISDAAETLGSIPIISNAFVGCQKYLYE; encoded by the coding sequence ATGGCCTCAAGCAATAAAGGATATAAAAACGAAGCGGATACACGAGCAGATTTAATTGATCCCAAACTACATCATGTTGGTTGGAGTGAATTAGAGCATAGCTTTATTCGTAGAGAGGTCATATGCCCTGGTCGTATACTAACAGGCGGTAAACGTGGTGATAGTGTAACCAGTGACTACGTTTTAGTTTACCAAGGTAAAAAACTTGCCGCAGTTGAAGCCAAAAAAGAAGAATTAAGTTATACCGAAGGTGTTCGTCAAGCTAAAGACTATGCTACTCGTCTACAATGTAGTATTGCTTATGCCACCAATGGTCATGAAATTTATCAGATTGACATGAAAACTGGCGTAGCTGGTTTGGTTGATAAGTTTATGTCACCACAAGAACTTTGGGCATTAACCTTTGATGCGCAAGAGCCTGACTTTGCTACTCAATGGCGACAACGTTTTGCTGATGTGCCTTATGAGACCAAAGGCGGCAGTTGGACTGCTCGTTATTATCAAGATAACGCCATTAATAATGCTTTAGAAGCTATCGCTAAAGGCGCACCTAAAGTGCTATTAACGTTAGCTACTGGTACAGGAAAGACTTTTATTGGCTTTCAATTAGCGTGGAAACTATTCCATAGCCGTTGGAGCTTAAGCGCTCAAAAAACACCAGCACAAGCTAAACGCAGACCGCGTATTTTATTCTTAGCCGACAGAAATATACTCGCAGACCAAGCTTTTAACTCATTCTCTCCTTTTGAAGAAGATGCCATAGTTCGTATCGACCCAAGTGAAATTAAAAAGAAAGGTCGAGTACCTAAAAACGGCAGTGTGTTCTTTACCATTTTTCAAACATTCATGTCAGGTAAGGATGTTAACGGTGATGATGCACCTTACTTTGGCGACTACCCAGCAGACTTCTTTGATTTTATCATGATTGATGAGTGTCACCGTGGCGGAGCTAAAGATGAGAGTAGTTGGCGAGCGGTATTAGAATATTTTTCCCCTGCTGTTCAGTTAGGTTTAACCGCTACACCAAAGCGAAAAGATAATTCGGATACTTATAAATACTTCGGTGAACCCGTTTATAGCTATACGCTTAAAGAGGGCATAAACGATGGTTTCTTAACGCCTTTTAAAGTTTACCCAATCGTTGGCACAATGGATGAGTACATTTTCACTCCGGGCGATGGAGCCGTTATTAAAGGCGAACCAGAGCCAGGTAAAGTATATAAAGAAGGTGACTTTAACCGCATTATTACTATAGATAAGCGTGAAGAAAGACGTGTTGAGTATTGGATGGACAGCATCAATCCTCAGCAAAAAACACTCGTGTTTTGTGCAACCCAAGCACACGCAGGTTTTGTTCGTGATTATATCAATACCTATGCTGTTAAAAAAGGCTGGACCACTAATACTAGCTATTGTGTACGGGTAACGGCTAATGACGGTAAAGCGGGTGAAACAGATCTAAAAATATTCCAAGACAACGAAAAAACGATACCCACAATACTGACGACTTCTCGTAAATTATCTACTGGTGTTGATGCCAGAAACGTAAGAAATATCGTGTTAATGCGTGAATGTAAGAACATGATTGAATTCAAACAAATTGTTGGTCGTGGTACGCGGGTATATGACGGTAAAGACTACTTCACTATTTATGATTTTGTAAAAGCGCATCATAACTTTGCCGACCCTGAATGGGATGGTGAGCCATTACCAGAAGATCCATGTACCGTTTGTGATGATACACCCTGTAGTTGTATAAAAGAGCCTTGTGAAACTTGTGGCTTTAGCCCTTGTTGTTGCCCTGAGCCTCCGTGTGAAGAATGTGGTGACAGCCCATGTTCATGCCCTATACCAAATTGTCCTAAATGTGATAACAACCCCTGTATATGTGAACCAGAGCCTTGTGATGTATGTAATAACTTACCATGTACCTGTAAAGAAAAGGTCGTTATAAAGCTTAGCGATGGCAAATCACGCCAAATTCAACACATCTCATCGGTAATGTTCTGGAGCGCAGAAGGTAAGCCAATTCCTATCCAAGAGTTTTTACAAAACCTGTTTGATGATTTGCCACAATTTTTTGAAAACGAAGAGCAGCTTAGGTCTATCTGGAGTGACCCAACGACAAGGGAAGCATTGCTAATTAATCTTAATGACTTAGGTTACGACAGCGAAAAACTTGAAGACATGAAAGCGCTCATTGATGCGAAAGACAGTGATGTATATGACGTATTAGCCTTTGTTGCTTACGCCTCAGAAGCACTGTCTCGTAAAGAGCGAGTAACGAAAGCTGGTTCACCAATTAGGGATACTTTTACTGATGACAAACAACGTGAGTTTATCGACTTCATTCTTAGTCATTATATTAGAGACGGTGTATCTCAGTTATCACGCACCAACATGAAGTCATTACTTGAATTGAAGTATGGCTCGATCAGCGATGCCGCAGAAACATTGGGTTCGATACCTATTATTAGCAATGCATTTGTTGGTTGTCAGAAGTATTTATATGAATAA
- a CDS encoding TrlF family AAA-like ATPase, producing MSSNYPKGSEWRQWDLHIHTPASFHWNGQKFKGDPLSASNNALVDEMINALNNAKPAVFALMDYWTFGGWFALKNRLKQADAPKLNKTVFPGIELRLMAPMKGRLNAHVIFSDKIKDQDLRDFKSNLKIEFPGQDPKNLSDDALIQFARTVGTDKLSHHSFDISKVNDFDEHALHAGSVMAELNCDSYKDAIKKVPNDQAIGFMPFDTYDGLTDIARNAHYSYTLGLFKTSPIFETRKQESWEAFAGVKTNKNIKWIDSFQETLKNIPRLAVSGSDAHQFVGVSGDNDKRGYGDYPSGKITWIKANPTFAGLKQAIKEPAKRSCIGAKPSKLELYETNKSQFIETIKISKNTEAKPETGNWLDATSITLNSDLVAIIGNKGSGKSALADITALLGNSKQSHHFSFLKKERFRGRNGEPAKYFDAELLWADSTSISKNLALNPDVESVELVKYIPQGHFEELCNAHVSGKSNAFEKELRAVIFSHADESIRLGALDFDQLIDIQENSVRDKLTHVRANLSKLNKEIAENEAQLEPRIRSSILQRITHKQHVIDEMNNIKPVEIIKPTEELSVEQKALTTQLSELADNIKAAVDIQTSNNDLITSFSLKLKACKNLREHLGLLKRNFIEFEINAEPDAKVIGLSLNNLAQLTVSYDKLEEVENTSTEQKIKLQEEQSKLDDQIVTLKDKQSKLSTQLDAPQQIYQKYLEDIIAWEAKVTNAKGNKDEPDSLLGLKARLEQLDKIPATKEDQLEKRGKLTLEIFNVLDEQRSSRELLFNPVQQLIQNNSLIRDEYKLQFRSEITCTSEYFSSKLFELIKQSSGEFRGEEESFNLIVSLMDKNDINTKEGVEGFTSDLLLKLHGTSNDTASIKSIMRKNKEPYEVYDLIYSLGFLTPRYTLLFQDAHIEQLSPGQRGALLLIFYLLVDKGSMPIILDQPEENLDNETIVSLLVPVLCEAKKSRQIIMVTHNPNLAVVCDAEQIIHCDFNRKNDSSITYTTGAIESRVINQKVVNVLEGTMPAFNNREQKYNKD from the coding sequence ATGAGCAGTAATTACCCTAAAGGGTCAGAATGGAGACAGTGGGATCTTCACATTCATACACCAGCTTCATTTCATTGGAACGGACAAAAATTTAAAGGAGATCCTTTATCAGCATCAAACAATGCACTAGTAGATGAAATGATAAATGCTTTAAATAATGCTAAACCAGCAGTATTTGCATTAATGGACTATTGGACCTTTGGTGGTTGGTTTGCTCTAAAGAATAGGCTCAAGCAAGCAGATGCACCTAAATTGAATAAGACTGTTTTTCCAGGTATTGAATTGCGATTAATGGCTCCAATGAAGGGTCGTTTGAATGCTCATGTGATTTTTTCTGATAAGATAAAAGATCAAGATCTACGTGACTTTAAATCAAACCTTAAAATCGAATTTCCTGGTCAGGACCCTAAAAACTTATCCGATGATGCATTAATACAGTTTGCAAGAACTGTTGGTACAGATAAGTTAAGCCATCATTCATTTGACATCAGTAAGGTTAATGATTTTGATGAACATGCTTTGCATGCCGGATCAGTTATGGCGGAATTGAATTGTGATAGTTATAAGGATGCTATTAAAAAAGTTCCTAATGATCAAGCTATTGGATTTATGCCTTTCGATACATATGACGGTTTAACTGATATAGCTCGAAATGCGCATTACTCATACACTCTTGGGCTTTTTAAAACCTCGCCAATTTTTGAAACTCGAAAGCAAGAATCATGGGAAGCTTTTGCAGGAGTTAAAACAAATAAAAATATAAAATGGATTGATTCTTTTCAAGAGACATTAAAAAATATACCAAGGCTAGCTGTTTCTGGCAGTGATGCCCATCAATTTGTAGGTGTGTCAGGCGATAATGATAAACGAGGTTATGGGGATTATCCTTCGGGTAAAATCACCTGGATTAAAGCAAATCCAACTTTTGCAGGATTAAAGCAAGCTATAAAGGAACCAGCTAAACGTTCTTGTATAGGCGCTAAGCCAAGTAAACTTGAATTGTATGAAACTAATAAAAGCCAGTTTATTGAAACTATAAAGATATCTAAAAATACAGAAGCTAAGCCAGAGACTGGAAATTGGCTAGATGCAACATCAATTACATTGAACTCTGACCTAGTTGCAATAATAGGTAACAAAGGAAGTGGTAAAAGTGCTTTGGCAGACATAACAGCACTATTAGGAAACTCTAAGCAAAGTCACCATTTTTCCTTTCTTAAAAAAGAAAGGTTTCGAGGCCGTAATGGAGAACCCGCTAAGTATTTTGATGCGGAACTTTTATGGGCGGACTCTACAAGTATTTCTAAAAATCTTGCATTAAATCCTGACGTTGAATCAGTTGAATTAGTAAAATACATCCCACAAGGACATTTTGAAGAGCTTTGTAATGCCCATGTATCAGGCAAGAGTAATGCTTTTGAAAAAGAACTTAGAGCTGTAATCTTCTCTCATGCTGATGAAAGTATCAGGCTAGGAGCTTTAGATTTTGATCAATTAATTGATATTCAAGAAAACTCTGTCAGAGATAAACTTACGCATGTTAGAGCAAATTTATCTAAATTGAATAAAGAAATAGCAGAGAATGAAGCCCAGCTAGAACCTAGGATTCGTAGCTCTATATTACAGAGAATTACTCATAAGCAGCATGTTATTGATGAAATGAATAACATTAAGCCTGTTGAAATTATAAAACCAACAGAAGAACTATCTGTAGAGCAAAAAGCACTTACAACCCAATTATCTGAACTTGCAGACAATATTAAAGCTGCGGTAGATATACAAACTTCAAATAATGATTTAATTACGTCATTTTCTCTAAAATTAAAAGCATGCAAAAACTTACGTGAGCATTTGGGTCTACTGAAACGAAATTTTATTGAGTTTGAGATTAATGCTGAACCTGACGCAAAAGTTATTGGATTAAGTCTAAATAATTTAGCACAGTTAACAGTCTCTTATGACAAGTTGGAAGAAGTTGAAAATACTTCCACAGAACAGAAGATCAAATTACAGGAAGAGCAATCAAAACTTGATGATCAAATTGTCACTTTGAAAGATAAACAATCTAAACTAAGTACGCAATTGGATGCACCGCAGCAGATTTATCAAAAATATCTTGAAGACATTATTGCTTGGGAAGCAAAGGTTACTAATGCTAAAGGCAATAAAGACGAACCAGATTCATTACTAGGTCTCAAGGCAAGGCTTGAACAACTTGATAAAATACCAGCAACGAAAGAAGATCAATTAGAGAAACGAGGAAAGTTAACATTAGAGATTTTTAATGTTTTGGATGAACAAAGATCATCAAGAGAGTTGTTATTTAATCCTGTCCAACAGTTAATTCAGAACAATAGCTTGATCCGAGATGAATATAAACTGCAATTTAGATCTGAAATAACATGTACTTCCGAATATTTTAGTAGCAAATTATTTGAACTCATTAAACAAAGCTCTGGCGAGTTTAGGGGGGAGGAAGAGAGTTTTAATCTAATCGTAAGTCTTATGGATAAGAATGATATCAATACAAAAGAAGGTGTTGAGGGCTTTACATCAGACTTGTTATTGAAGCTGCATGGCACATCAAATGATACAGCAAGCATAAAATCTATTATGCGGAAAAATAAAGAACCTTATGAAGTTTATGATTTAATTTATAGTTTAGGCTTTTTAACACCACGTTATACGTTGTTATTTCAAGATGCACATATCGAACAATTGTCACCTGGTCAACGAGGAGCCTTGCTCTTAATTTTCTATCTATTGGTTGATAAGGGAAGTATGCCGATAATTTTGGATCAGCCTGAAGAAAACTTAGATAACGAGACTATTGTCAGCTTGTTGGTTCCTGTACTTTGTGAGGCGAAAAAAAGCCGTCAAATAATAATGGTGACTCATAACCCAAATTTGGCTGTTGTTTGTGATGCAGAGCAGATCATTCATTGTGATTTTAATAGGAAAAATGATAGCAGTATTACATATACGACAGGCGCTATAGAGAGCCGCGTAATCAACCAGAAAGTGGTGAATGTGTTGGAAGGTACAATGCCAGCGTTTAATAATCGCGAACAAAAGTACAACAAGGATTAA
- a CDS encoding HsdM family class I SAM-dependent methyltransferase, translating into MEYKIGEIFGEIKNKIQSGYSLRDCLEKVDELRFRSQAEKHELSHLYESKIKNMGNAGRNGGEYYTPRPLIRAMIDVIQPKIGETIYDGAAGSAGFLCEAFDYLRQGGADKKPVSPKELKILQEDTFYAKEKKSLAYVIAIMNMILHGIEAPNVIHTNTLAQDMSDMQVHDKHQIILANPPFGGKERKEIQQNFTIKTGETAFLFLQHFIKSLKPGGRAAIVIKNTFLSNTDNAAVALRKELLENCNLHTVLDCPGGTFIGAGVKTVVLFFEKGTSTEKTWFYELNPGRNMGKTNALNDNDLKEFVTLQKNFVDSDKSWSVNVNELDQSTMDLSSKNPNVEEEKILQEPVDIIEKIIALDKESETILRNIKDLL; encoded by the coding sequence ATAGAATACAAAATTGGTGAAATTTTTGGTGAGATAAAAAATAAAATCCAAAGTGGTTATTCATTACGTGATTGTTTAGAAAAAGTTGATGAACTGCGTTTTCGTTCACAAGCTGAAAAGCATGAGCTTTCTCATCTTTATGAATCAAAAATAAAGAATATGGGTAACGCTGGTCGTAATGGTGGTGAATATTACACCCCTAGACCGCTCATACGAGCCATGATAGACGTTATACAGCCAAAGATAGGTGAAACTATCTATGATGGTGCGGCAGGCTCTGCTGGGTTCCTGTGTGAAGCGTTTGATTATTTACGTCAAGGTGGTGCAGATAAAAAACCAGTTTCACCTAAAGAGCTAAAAATACTGCAAGAAGATACTTTCTATGCGAAAGAAAAAAAATCCCTAGCATATGTCATTGCAATCATGAATATGATTTTGCATGGCATTGAGGCACCTAATGTTATTCACACTAATACACTTGCTCAAGATATGTCAGACATGCAAGTACATGATAAACATCAGATTATTCTAGCTAACCCACCGTTCGGAGGAAAGGAACGTAAAGAGATACAGCAAAACTTTACTATTAAAACAGGTGAAACAGCATTTTTATTCTTACAGCACTTTATTAAATCACTTAAACCCGGTGGTCGTGCAGCCATTGTTATCAAAAATACCTTTTTATCGAATACCGACAATGCTGCTGTTGCCTTGCGTAAAGAGTTATTAGAAAACTGTAATCTGCATACTGTACTTGATTGCCCTGGCGGAACGTTTATTGGTGCGGGTGTTAAAACCGTAGTTCTATTTTTTGAAAAAGGAACATCAACAGAGAAAACATGGTTTTATGAATTAAATCCAGGCCGTAATATGGGGAAAACTAATGCGCTTAATGACAATGATCTAAAAGAATTTGTTACTTTACAAAAAAACTTTGTTGATTCTGATAAGTCTTGGTCAGTTAATGTCAATGAATTAGATCAAAGTACTATGGATTTGTCTTCTAAAAACCCTAATGTAGAAGAAGAAAAGATATTACAAGAGCCAGTAGATATCATAGAAAAAATTATTGCACTCGACAAAGAAAGTGAAACTATTTTAAGAAACATCAAGGATCTTTTATGA
- a CDS encoding restriction endonuclease subunit S, protein MSQVWVTEELSQLGVIKTGNTPKTSVKENFGDFIPFIKPANFSKDGSLDYDQDGLSELGLKSSRLIDKNSILMVCIGATIGKTGFTNIDITCNQQINSFTPNDNLYPRFFYYAMLSQNFQRNVILKSGQATLPIINKSKWSQLKVSYPQDIEIQKQIVAKLDQAFADIEKAKSNAEQNLKNAKELFESYSQNVFSQCGEGRLEITVGEIGKVSMCKRILKQQTSTVGDIPFYKIGTFGKAANAYISNDVYQEFKQKYSFPKKGDILISASGTIGRRVIYDGKPGYFQDSNIVWIDNDEKLVLNEYLYQFYGVCDWNPSKGATISRLYNSDLRKIKLSFPNLDEQKNQVAQMVKLSNQTQSLQISYQKKLDLLNELKQSILQKAFNGELA, encoded by the coding sequence ATGAGCCAAGTATGGGTTACGGAAGAGCTGTCTCAGTTAGGTGTAATAAAAACAGGTAATACCCCCAAGACATCGGTGAAAGAGAACTTTGGTGACTTCATTCCTTTTATAAAGCCAGCAAATTTTAGTAAAGATGGAAGCCTTGATTATGATCAAGATGGTTTAAGTGAATTAGGATTGAAAAGCTCTAGGTTAATCGATAAAAACAGTATTTTGATGGTTTGTATTGGAGCGACAATTGGAAAAACAGGATTCACAAATATTGACATTACTTGTAATCAGCAGATAAATAGCTTTACTCCGAATGATAACCTGTATCCCCGTTTTTTTTATTACGCTATGTTAAGCCAAAATTTTCAGCGTAATGTTATTTTAAAATCAGGACAAGCGACTTTACCTATAATCAACAAATCGAAATGGTCTCAATTAAAAGTCAGTTATCCTCAGGATATTGAAATCCAAAAACAAATTGTCGCCAAACTAGATCAAGCTTTTGCTGATATTGAAAAAGCTAAGTCTAATGCTGAGCAGAATTTAAAGAATGCTAAAGAGTTGTTTGAAAGTTATTCGCAGAACGTTTTTAGTCAATGTGGCGAAGGCAGGCTTGAAATAACGGTGGGAGAAATAGGTAAGGTATCTATGTGTAAAAGGATATTGAAACAACAAACTTCAACTGTAGGTGATATTCCCTTTTATAAAATAGGAACATTTGGAAAAGCAGCCAATGCATATATTTCCAATGACGTATATCAAGAATTTAAACAGAAATATTCATTTCCTAAAAAAGGTGACATCCTAATTTCAGCGTCAGGAACAATTGGAAGACGAGTTATTTATGATGGAAAGCCTGGATATTTTCAAGATTCTAATATTGTTTGGATTGATAATGACGAAAAATTGGTGCTTAACGAGTATTTATATCAGTTTTATGGAGTATGTGATTGGAACCCTTCCAAGGGAGCAACAATTTCAAGGTTATACAATAGTGATTTGAGAAAAATAAAACTTTCGTTTCCAAATCTAGATGAACAAAAAAATCAGGTAGCACAAATGGTGAAATTAAGTAACCAAACTCAATCTTTACAGATTAGTTACCAGAAAAAACTAGATTTACTTAACGAACTTAAACAATCCATCTTACAAAAAGCCTTTAATGGTGAATTAGCATAA
- a CDS encoding type I restriction-modification system subunit M N-terminal domain-containing protein, with the protein MFEQTFKNIDDTLHKDAGCSSELDYTEQTSWMLFLKYLDDLEHEKSLNAELLGEEYQFIIDKQHRWTAWAAPKDAKGDFDHNNALTGEDLMDYVDTE; encoded by the coding sequence ATGTTTGAACAAACGTTTAAAAATATCGATGACACTCTTCATAAAGATGCTGGATGTAGCAGCGAGTTAGATTACACAGAACAAACATCGTGGATGTTATTTCTTAAATACCTAGATGATTTAGAGCATGAAAAGTCTTTGAATGCTGAGCTTTTGGGTGAAGAATACCAGTTCATTATCGATAAGCAACATCGCTGGACAGCATGGGCTGCGCCTAAAGATGCTAAAGGCGACTTTGATCACAATAACGCCTTAACGGGTGAAGATTTAATGGATTATGTCGATACCGAATGA
- a CDS encoding MFS transporter, with protein MASKQFVGLSINYFWYFGILGLVVPFLSVFLDARGFTSLEIGEILAVITAAKIVAPSLWAQLADKSGKQLIIVRVGALLTLICFSLIIWAYSYWPLMFSLAMFSLFMTSILPQLEVMTLNSIRKSAKIYGRIRLWGSIGFIIVAMLSGELIERYSAEAFSYIGIVILVGLCISTLLSKQPRIANKVTLDNVSIKTKVFNTNFLLFFFAGLMLQMSFGPYYVFFALYLQNLAYSGFLIGLFIAIGVVAEIGIFVFAALFFKSFSLKTLICMSILLTSLRWFVVGHFADSDMALAFSQLMHALSFGLYHSASIAFIQRHFNTNQQSRGQAIYIGGVYGVGGAVGAYVAGILWQDGIGAVITFDFAAITALIGGILALFLRNKPIIERAIN; from the coding sequence TTGGCTTCAAAGCAATTCGTTGGTCTGTCGATAAACTATTTCTGGTACTTTGGTATTCTAGGGTTAGTCGTACCTTTTTTATCTGTATTTCTTGATGCTAGAGGTTTTACTTCGCTTGAAATTGGTGAAATATTAGCGGTTATCACCGCGGCAAAAATAGTAGCGCCTTCATTATGGGCGCAGCTTGCTGATAAGTCAGGTAAACAACTTATTATAGTGAGAGTAGGTGCACTACTGACATTAATTTGCTTTAGCTTAATTATATGGGCATACAGCTATTGGCCATTAATGTTTAGTTTGGCGATGTTCAGCTTATTTATGACCTCAATATTGCCTCAACTTGAAGTAATGACCCTGAACTCTATTCGAAAAAGTGCGAAAATATATGGCCGTATTCGTTTGTGGGGTAGTATCGGTTTCATTATTGTTGCGATGCTAAGTGGCGAACTAATTGAGCGGTACTCTGCAGAAGCCTTTAGTTATATTGGGATTGTTATTTTAGTTGGGCTTTGTATTTCAACACTGCTGAGTAAACAACCTAGAATAGCTAATAAAGTTACCCTTGATAACGTCTCTATTAAAACTAAAGTATTCAATACTAATTTTTTGCTATTTTTCTTTGCAGGCTTAATGTTGCAAATGAGCTTTGGACCCTATTATGTATTTTTCGCCTTATATCTTCAAAACTTAGCTTACTCAGGTTTTTTAATTGGTCTTTTCATCGCCATTGGTGTGGTGGCAGAAATTGGTATTTTTGTTTTCGCGGCACTCTTCTTTAAAAGCTTTTCATTAAAAACATTAATTTGCATGAGTATTTTATTAACCTCGTTACGTTGGTTTGTGGTTGGACACTTTGCGGATAGCGATATGGCATTAGCATTTTCTCAACTTATGCACGCCCTAAGCTTTGGTTTATACCATAGTGCTAGCATCGCTTTTATTCAAAGGCATTTTAATACTAATCAGCAAAGTCGCGGGCAAGCTATTTATATTGGAGGCGTTTACGGTGTGGGTGGCGCGGTTGGTGCCTATGTCGCAGGTATATTATGGCAAGATGGCATAGGTGCAGTGATCACCTTTGACTTTGCAGCAATAACTGCACTCATTGGCGGTATTTTAGCTTTGTTTTTACGTAATAAGCCTATTATCGAAAGGGCCATAAACTAA